The Nitrospirota bacterium DNA segment CACGCCTGCATGCCCTGTCAGAGAGAATCCCTTTTGAGGTCGATAATATCGCAATACCAATACCGCCCATCACCTTCGGGATTTTCTCCTTGTTTACATAAACCCTTCTGCTGGACTTGCTAATTCTTTTAAGCCCCGATATAACCCTTTCTTCATCAGGCGTGTATTTCAAAGATACCCTGAGAATGCCCTGTTTTTTATCTTTAAGTACTTTATAGCCCTTAATGAGTCCCTCTTCTTTTAGAACTTTTATTATTTCGAGTTTTAACTTTGAAGCAGGGATATCAACCTTTTCAGTTTTAATCATGTTGGCATTTCTTATTCTTGTAAGCATGTCTGCAATTGGGTCAGTCATCATAATATTGA contains these protein-coding regions:
- the rpsH gene encoding 30S ribosomal protein S8, producing the protein MMMTDPIADMLTRIRNANMIKTEKVDIPASKLKLEIIKVLKEEGLIKGYKVLKDKKQGILRVSLKYTPDEERVISGLKRISKSSRRVYVNKEKIPKVMGGIGIAILSTSKGILSDRACRREGVGGEVLCFVW